A region of Diospyros lotus cultivar Yz01 chromosome 3, ASM1463336v1, whole genome shotgun sequence DNA encodes the following proteins:
- the LOC127796284 gene encoding cyclin-D1-1-like gives MSVSCSDDLLCSEDSGILSEWSSSNLESPAVADEWIAGFIEDERNYVPGVDYVERFHSQPLDASAREQSVAWILKVQAYYGFQPLTAYLSVNYLDRFLYSRRLPQTNGWPMQLLSVACLSVAAKMEEPLVPSLLDLQVEGAKFIFEPRTIRRMELLVLSVLDWRLRSITPFSFISYFAYKLDSTGTFSARLISRATQIILSSIQEASLLEYWPSCIAAAAILCAARDIPSFSLVNPAHAESWCEGLSKEKIISCYQLMYELPVENRRRRPPRVLPQLRVTSRATIGSGDSSFSSSSSSCKRRKLNKSIWVDDKGGSD, from the exons ATGTCAGTCTCGTGCTCCGATGACCTACTGTGCAGCGAGGATTCGGGAATCTTGTCGGAATGGTCGTCCTCAAACCTCGAGTCGCCGGCAGTAGCCGACGAATGGATTGCCGGATTCATTGAAGATGAGAGGAACTATGTGCCGGGCGTTGACTATGTTGAACGGTTTCACTCTCAGCCGTTAGACGCATCCGCTCGCGAGCAATCCGTTGCGTGGATTCTCAAG GTGCAGGCTTACTATGGGTTCCAGCCGTTAACAGCGTATCTCTCCGTCAACTACTTGGATCGTTTCCTGTACTCTCGCCGCCTGCCG CAAACAAACGGGTGGCCAATGCAACTTCTGTCTGTCGCTTGCTTGTCCGTAGCTGCAAAGATGGAGGAACCTCTGGTTCCTTCTCTTTTGGATCTTCAG GTGGAGGGTGCAAAATTCATTTTTGAGCCAAGAACAATCCGTCGGATGGAACTTCTTGTACTCAGTGTGCTCGATTGGAGGCTGCGATCCATTACACCATTCAGTTTTATCAGTTACTTTGCTTACAAGCTAGACTCCACAGGAACTTTTTCTGCGCGTCTGATTTCGAGGGCTACACAAATTATCCTGTCCAGTATTCAAG AGGCCAGTCTTCTTGAATACTGGCCGTCATGCATTGCTGCCGCAGCCATTCTTTGTGCAGCCCGAGATATTCCAAGCTTTTCTCTTGTTAATCCTGCACATGCTGAATCATGGTGTGAAGGACTAAGCAAA GAGAAAATCATCAGCTGCTACCAGCTGATGTACGAGCTTCCAGTTGAAAATAGGCGAAGGAGGCCTCCAAGAGTTTTACCACAACTCCGGGTGACGTCTCGGGCGACAATAGGGTCAGGTGACTCGTCATTTTCATCTTCGTCGTCATCTTGTAAAAGGAGAAAACTAAACAAGAGCATATGGGTAGATGACAAGGGAGGCTCTGATTGA
- the LOC127797798 gene encoding uncharacterized protein LOC127797798 isoform X1 translates to MGNCQAVDAAALVIQHPDGKIERMYWAVSASEVMKMNPGHYVSLIIPLPVSGEESADEKTVRFTRVKLLRPSDTLVLGRAYRLVTSQEVMKVLRAKKYAKMKKNQADHSGEEMDPEKQPVAGEAGKSPLEKASQSAYNQSCWKLAANQRCEAPAEARIHKFGCTEVEIMAAFFAEYF, encoded by the exons aTGGGAAATTGCCAGGCGGTTGATGCTGCCGCTTTGGTGATACAACATCCTGATGGGAAGATAGAGAGGATGTACTGGGCAGTGAGTGCTAGTGAGGTGATGAAGATGAATCCTGGCCACTATGTTTCTCTCATAATACCATTGCCAGTTTCCGGGGAGGAGAGTGCAGACGAGAAGACGGTTCGATTCACCCGCGTCAAGCTTCTCAGGCCAAGCGACACTCTTGTTCTTGGCAGGGCTTACAGACTAGTCACATCTCaag AGGTTATGAAGGTGTTGAGAGCTAAGAAGTAtgcaaaaatgaagaagaaccAGGCTGATCACTCAGGCGAAGAAATGGATCCAGAGAAGCAGCCTGTGGCCGGAGAAGCAGGGAAGTCTCCGTTGGAGAAAGCCAGCCAG TCGGCTTACAATCAATCATGCTGGAAACTTGCAGCCAATCAGAGATGTGAGGCACCGGCAGAGGCCAGGATCCACAAATTTGGCTGCACTGAGGTCGAAATCATGGCGGCCTTCTTTGCAGAGTATTTCTGA
- the LOC127797798 gene encoding uncharacterized protein LOC127797798 isoform X2, with protein MGNCQAVDAAALVIQHPDGKIERMYWAVSASEVMKMNPGHYVSLIIPLPVSGEESADEKTVRFTRVKLLRPSDTLVLGRAYRLVTSQEVMKVLRAKKYAKMKKNQADHSGEEMDPEKQPVAGEAGKSPLEKASQVKPIRDVRHRQRPGSTNLAALRSKSWRPSLQSISESTS; from the exons aTGGGAAATTGCCAGGCGGTTGATGCTGCCGCTTTGGTGATACAACATCCTGATGGGAAGATAGAGAGGATGTACTGGGCAGTGAGTGCTAGTGAGGTGATGAAGATGAATCCTGGCCACTATGTTTCTCTCATAATACCATTGCCAGTTTCCGGGGAGGAGAGTGCAGACGAGAAGACGGTTCGATTCACCCGCGTCAAGCTTCTCAGGCCAAGCGACACTCTTGTTCTTGGCAGGGCTTACAGACTAGTCACATCTCaag AGGTTATGAAGGTGTTGAGAGCTAAGAAGTAtgcaaaaatgaagaagaaccAGGCTGATCACTCAGGCGAAGAAATGGATCCAGAGAAGCAGCCTGTGGCCGGAGAAGCAGGGAAGTCTCCGTTGGAGAAAGCCAGCCAGGTAAAG CCAATCAGAGATGTGAGGCACCGGCAGAGGCCAGGATCCACAAATTTGGCTGCACTGAGGTCGAAATCATGGCGGCCTTCTTTGCAGAGTATTTCTGAGAGTACAAGCTAA
- the LOC127797798 gene encoding uncharacterized protein LOC127797798 isoform X3, translating into MGNCQAVDAAALVIQHPDGKIERMYWAVSASEVMKMNPGHYVSLIIPLPVSGEESADEKTVRFTRVKLLRPSDTLVLGRAYRLVTSQEVMKVLRAKKYAKMKKNQADHSGEEMDPEKQPVAGEAGKSPLEKASQPIRDVRHRQRPGSTNLAALRSKSWRPSLQSISESTS; encoded by the exons aTGGGAAATTGCCAGGCGGTTGATGCTGCCGCTTTGGTGATACAACATCCTGATGGGAAGATAGAGAGGATGTACTGGGCAGTGAGTGCTAGTGAGGTGATGAAGATGAATCCTGGCCACTATGTTTCTCTCATAATACCATTGCCAGTTTCCGGGGAGGAGAGTGCAGACGAGAAGACGGTTCGATTCACCCGCGTCAAGCTTCTCAGGCCAAGCGACACTCTTGTTCTTGGCAGGGCTTACAGACTAGTCACATCTCaag AGGTTATGAAGGTGTTGAGAGCTAAGAAGTAtgcaaaaatgaagaagaaccAGGCTGATCACTCAGGCGAAGAAATGGATCCAGAGAAGCAGCCTGTGGCCGGAGAAGCAGGGAAGTCTCCGTTGGAGAAAGCCAGCCAG CCAATCAGAGATGTGAGGCACCGGCAGAGGCCAGGATCCACAAATTTGGCTGCACTGAGGTCGAAATCATGGCGGCCTTCTTTGCAGAGTATTTCTGAGAGTACAAGCTAA